In a genomic window of Equus asinus isolate D_3611 breed Donkey chromosome 11, EquAss-T2T_v2, whole genome shotgun sequence:
- the GJB6 gene encoding gap junction beta-6 protein: MDWGTLHTFIGGVNKHSTSIGKVWITVIFIFRVMILVVAAQEVWGDEQDDFVCNTLQPGCKNVCYDHFFPVSHIRLWALQLIFVSTPALLVAMHVAYYRHETARKFRRGEKRNEFKDLEDIKKQKVRIEGSLWWTYTSSIFFRIIFEAAFMYVFYFLYNGYHLPWVLKCGIDPCPNLVDCFISRPTEKTVFTVFMISASVICMLLNVAELCYLLLKVCFRRSKRGQTQRNHPNHALKESKQNEMNELISDSGQNATTGFPS, encoded by the coding sequence ATGGACTGGGGTACCCTGCACACTTTCATCGGGGGTGTGAACAAGCACTCCACCAGCATCGGGAAGGTGTGGATCACTGTCATCTTCATTTTCCGTGTCATGATCCTTGTAGTGGCTGCTCAAGAAGTGTGGGGTGACGAACAGGATGATTTTGTCTGCAACACTCTGCAACCCGGATGCAAAAACGTGTGCTATGATCACTTTTTCCCCGTGTCCCACATCCGGCTGTGGGCCCTGCAGCTCATCTTCGTCTCCACCCCGGCCCTGCTGGTAGCCATGCATGTCGCCTACTACAGACATGAGACCGCCCGCAAGTTTAGGcgaggagagaagaggaatgaaTTCAAAGACTTAGAAGACATCAAAAAGCAGAAAGTTCGGATAGAGGGCTCCCTGTGGTGGACATACACCAGCAGCATCTTTTTCCGGATCATCTTTGAGGCAGCCTTCATGTACGTGTTTTACTTCCTTTACAATGGGTACCACCTGCCCTGGGTGCTGAAATGTGGGATCGACCCTTGCCCCAATCTTGTCGACTGCTTTATTTCTAGACCTACTGAGAAAACTGTGTTTACCGTTtttatgatctctgcctctgtgataTGCATGCTGCTTAATGTGGCCGAGTTGTGTTACCTGCTGCTGAAAGTATGTTTTAGGAGATCAAAAAGAGGACAGACCCAAAGAAATCACCCCAATCATGCCCTAAAAGAGAGTAagcaaaatgaaatgaatgagcTGATTTCAGATAGTGGTCAAAATGCAACCACAGGTTTTCCAAgttaa